Proteins encoded by one window of Culicoides brevitarsis isolate CSIRO-B50_1 chromosome 2, AGI_CSIRO_Cbre_v1, whole genome shotgun sequence:
- the LOC134832926 gene encoding E3 ubiquitin-protein ligase Nedd-4 isoform X5, translated as MIHHSNSSSHVSSNSSMPNVPPRRRANSVQPNHRPAIEFVPRRSLIAPNDEGVSQLRIRVIAGHELAKKDIFGASDPYVRIDLNTIYGDINIDSVHTKTKKKTLNPKWEEEFVFRVKPNEHKLVFQVFDENRFTRDDFLGMVELTLAQLPKEQEGRVIQNKTYQLRPRRSVGVRSKVRGMLEIYHAYIRDLDAAPEPDWEIVDTNETNSLYSANSSSQDPLPFGWEERQDANGRTYYVNHVARSTQWERPTVTSNSTSVEQTQQQNNDEAAAFQRRFHISVDDADSRSLNNSNQEDSPPHISVVDTDDGDVISDTVAPPETIIENLAEAIDDESDAESRLETPPLPDNSLERSSNELVVDIRVTGPSESHDDDVDVEVELTSLFADDEDREEDDVDSTSETQSSANNNQGRSISSQSRTSSIDENNSANASPAPAARNQLSGEGLPSGWSMQLAPNGRIFFIDHVNKKTSWVDPRTGRASPMPNTTSAAPVERKSEDELGPLPEGWEERIHSDGRIFFIDHNTRTTQWDDPRLSNPNIAGQAVPYSRDYKQKYEYLKSQLRKPTNVPNKFEIKVRRASILEDSYRIIMGVSKVDLLKTKLWIEFEGEAGLDYGGLAREWFFLLSKEMFNPYYGLFEYSAMDNYTLQINPFSGLCNEEHLNYFKFIGRVAGMAVYHGKLLDAFFIRPFYKMMLQKPIDLKDMESVDMEYYNSLQWIKENDPSELGLTFCVDEETFGHTSQRDLKPNGGSIEVNDENKDEYIRLVIQWRFVSRVQEQMQSFLEGFGSIVPLHLLKIFDENELELLMCGIQNIDVKDWKRNTLYKGDYYANHVIIQWFWRAVLSFSNEMRARLLQFVTGTSRVPMNGFKELYGSNGPQMFTIEKWGIPDNYPRAHTCFNRLDLPPYDSYLQLKDKLIKAIEGSQGFAGVD; from the exons aaCGACGAGGGTGTCAGTCAACTGCGCATTCGAGTAATTGCTGGACATGAACTCGctaaaaaagacatttttggtGCAAG tgatccCTATGTCCGAATCGACTTGAACACCATTTACGGCGACATCAATATCGACTCGGTGCAcacaaaaacgaagaaaaagacCCTCAACCCGAAATGGGAGGAGGAATTTGTGTTTCGCGTCAAGCCAAACGAGCACAAACTCGTGTTCCAGGTATTCGATGAGAATCGCTTTACGCGCGACGACTTCTTGGGCATGGTTGAGTTGACGCTCGCTCAGCTACCCAAAGAGCAGGAAGGACGTGTTATTCAGAACAAGACGTATCAGTTGAGACCGCGCAGGTCAGTTGG TGTTCGTTCCAAAGTGCGCGGAATGCTGGAGATTTATCATGCCTACATCCGCGATTTGGATGCCGCCCCTGAGCCAGACTGGGAAATTGTCGATACAAACGAAACCAAT aGCCTATACAGTGCCAATTCGTCGAGTCAGGATCCGCTGCCCTTCGGATGGGAAGAGCGACAAGACGCCAACGGGAGAACGTACTACGTGAATCATGTTGCGCGCTCGACACAATGGGAACGACCGACGGTTAC CAGCAATTCAACGAGCGTAGAACagacacaacaacaaaacaacgaCGAAGCAGCTGCATTCCAAAGGCGCTTTCATATTAGTGTGGATGATGCTGACTCTAgaagtttaaataattcaaatcag GAGGATTCGCCGCCTCACATTTCCGTCGTCGATACCGATGACGGCGATGTCATTTCCGACACTGTTGCGCCTCCCGAAAccattatcgaaaatttggcGGAAGCCATTGACGACGAATCCGATGCCGAAAGTCGTTTAGAGACGCCGCCATTGCCCGACAATAGCTTAGAACGTAGTAGTAACGAATTAGTTGTTGACATTAGAGTTACGGGACCGAGTGAGAGTcatgacgacgacgtcgatgTCGAAGTCGAGCTAACGTCCCTTTTTGCCGACGACGAAGACCGAGAAGAG GACGACGTTGACAGCACATCCGAGACACAGTCGAGCGCCAACAACAATCAAGGTCGATCCATTTCCTCCCAATCTCGCACGAGTTCCATCGATGAGAACAATTCGGCGAATGCTTCGCCCGCGCCAGCTGCAAGAAATCAACTTTCGGGCGAGGGACTTCCGTCGGGGTGGTCGATGCAACTTGCGCCCAATGGCAGAATCTTTTTCATCGATCACGTGAACAAGAAAACGTCGTGGGTCGATCCGCGTACGGGAAGAGCAAGTCCCATGCCAAATACAACGAGCGCCGCGCCAGTTGAACGGAAATCCGAAGACGAATTGGGACCGTTGCCCGAGGGATGGGAAGAGAGAATTCATTCGGATGGCagaattttcttcattgaTCACA ATACTCGAACAACGCAATGGGACGATCCCCGATTGTCAAATCCCAACATTGCGGGACAAGCTGTACCTTATTCGAGAgactacaaacaaaaatacgaGTATCTCAAGAGTCAATTACGGAAACCG acAAACGTGCCTAACAAATTCGAGATCAAAGTACGTCGGGCCTCCATTCTCGAGGACTCGTATCGCATCATCATGGGTGTCAGCAAGGTAGATTTGCTCAAAACGAAGCTCTGGATCGAATTCGAGGGCGAAGCAGGTCTCGATTACGGCGGCTTGGCACGCGAATGGTTCTTCCTGCTGTCCAAAGAGATGTTCAATCCGTACTACGGGCTCTTCGAGTATTCCGCGATGGATAATTACACGCTTCAAATCAATCCGTTCAGCGGTTTGTGCAACGAAGAGCACTTGAATTACTTCAAATTCATTGGACGCGTCGCCGGAATGGCAGTTTATCACGGAAAACTCTTGGATGCGTTCTTCATTCGTCCCTTTTACAAGATGATGTTGCAAAAACCGATCGATTTGAAGGACATGGAGTCGGTCGACATGGAATATTACAATTCGTTGCAGTGGATCAAAGAAAACGATCCAAGCGAATTGGGTTTGACGTTCTGCGTCGACGAAGAAACGTTCGGACACACAAGTCAACGCGACTTGAAACCCAATGGAGGTAGTATTGAAGTGAATGACGAGAACAAAGACGAGTATATTCGTCTCGTGATCCAATGGCGCTTCGTTTCGCGTGTTCAGGAGCAGATGCAGTCGTTCTTGGAGGGCTTTGGATCGATTGTGCCGTtgcatttattgaaaattttcgacgaAAACGAGTTGGAACTCCTCATGTGCGGCATCCAGAACATCGACGTGAAGGATTGGAAACGAAACACGCTCTACAAAGGCGATTATTACGCAAATCATGTGATAATTCAGTGGTTCTGGCGTGCGGTATTGTCTTTTAGCAACGAAATGCGCGCCAGATTACTGCAATTTGTGACGGGAACATCTCGTGTACCGATGAATGGGTTCAAGGAATTGTACGGAAGTAACGGGCCGCAAATGTTTACGATCGAAAAATGGGGAATTCCCGATAATTATCCTCGAGCTCATACATG cttcAACCGATTGGATCTCCCCCCATACGACAGTTACTTACAACTCAAGGACAAATTGATCAAAGCCATCGAAGGAAGTCAAGGATTTGCTGGCGTTGACTAA
- the LOC134832926 gene encoding E3 ubiquitin-protein ligase Nedd-4 isoform X1, whose protein sequence is MIHHSNSSSHVSSNSSMPNVPPRRRANSVQPNHRPAIEFVPRRSLIAPNDEGVSQLRIRVIAGHELAKKDIFGASDPYVRIDLNTIYGDINIDSVHTKTKKKTLNPKWEEEFVFRVKPNEHKLVFQVFDENRFTRDDFLGMVELTLAQLPKEQEGRVIQNKTYQLRPRRSVGVRSKVRGMLEIYHAYIRDLDAAPEPDWEIVDTNETNSLYSANSSSQDPLPFGWEERQDANGRTYYVNHVARSTQWERPTVTSNSTSVEQTQQQNNDEAAAFQRRFHISVDDADSRSLNNSNQEDSPPHISVVDTDDGDVISDTVAPPETIIENLAEAIDDESDAESRLETPPLPDNSLERSSNELVVDIRVTGPSESHDDDVDVEVELTSLFADDEDREEEDTSTSQNPPSDSLVEESAATSPLPSNIPPRRPAPSIPAGLGGIKRAAPLPPTSSSANEATSSSNNTEANINGRENSEDDVDSTSETQSSANNNQGRSISSQSRTSSIDENNSANASPAPAARNQLSGEGLPSGWSMQLAPNGRIFFIDHVNKKTSWVDPRTGRASPMPNTTSAAPVERKSEDELGPLPEGWEERIHSDGRIFFIDHNTRTTQWDDPRLSNPNIAGQAVPYSRDYKQKYEYLKSQLRKPTNVPNKFEIKVRRASILEDSYRIIMGVSKVDLLKTKLWIEFEGEAGLDYGGLAREWFFLLSKEMFNPYYGLFEYSAMDNYTLQINPFSGLCNEEHLNYFKFIGRVAGMAVYHGKLLDAFFIRPFYKMMLQKPIDLKDMESVDMEYYNSLQWIKENDPSELGLTFCVDEETFGHTSQRDLKPNGGSIEVNDENKDEYIRLVIQWRFVSRVQEQMQSFLEGFGSIVPLHLLKIFDENELELLMCGIQNIDVKDWKRNTLYKGDYYANHVIIQWFWRAVLSFSNEMRARLLQFVTGTSRVPMNGFKELYGSNGPQMFTIEKWGIPDNYPRAHTCFNRLDLPPYDSYLQLKDKLIKAIEGSQGFAGVD, encoded by the exons aaCGACGAGGGTGTCAGTCAACTGCGCATTCGAGTAATTGCTGGACATGAACTCGctaaaaaagacatttttggtGCAAG tgatccCTATGTCCGAATCGACTTGAACACCATTTACGGCGACATCAATATCGACTCGGTGCAcacaaaaacgaagaaaaagacCCTCAACCCGAAATGGGAGGAGGAATTTGTGTTTCGCGTCAAGCCAAACGAGCACAAACTCGTGTTCCAGGTATTCGATGAGAATCGCTTTACGCGCGACGACTTCTTGGGCATGGTTGAGTTGACGCTCGCTCAGCTACCCAAAGAGCAGGAAGGACGTGTTATTCAGAACAAGACGTATCAGTTGAGACCGCGCAGGTCAGTTGG TGTTCGTTCCAAAGTGCGCGGAATGCTGGAGATTTATCATGCCTACATCCGCGATTTGGATGCCGCCCCTGAGCCAGACTGGGAAATTGTCGATACAAACGAAACCAAT aGCCTATACAGTGCCAATTCGTCGAGTCAGGATCCGCTGCCCTTCGGATGGGAAGAGCGACAAGACGCCAACGGGAGAACGTACTACGTGAATCATGTTGCGCGCTCGACACAATGGGAACGACCGACGGTTAC CAGCAATTCAACGAGCGTAGAACagacacaacaacaaaacaacgaCGAAGCAGCTGCATTCCAAAGGCGCTTTCATATTAGTGTGGATGATGCTGACTCTAgaagtttaaataattcaaatcag GAGGATTCGCCGCCTCACATTTCCGTCGTCGATACCGATGACGGCGATGTCATTTCCGACACTGTTGCGCCTCCCGAAAccattatcgaaaatttggcGGAAGCCATTGACGACGAATCCGATGCCGAAAGTCGTTTAGAGACGCCGCCATTGCCCGACAATAGCTTAGAACGTAGTAGTAACGAATTAGTTGTTGACATTAGAGTTACGGGACCGAGTGAGAGTcatgacgacgacgtcgatgTCGAAGTCGAGCTAACGTCCCTTTTTGCCGACGACGAAGACCGAGAAGAG gAAGACACAAGTACCTCACAAAATCCGCCGAGCGATTCGTTAGTCGAAGAATCCGCGGCGACGTCACCTTTACCTTCAAATATTCCTCCTAGACGACCTGCTCCAAGTATTCCCGCTGGCTTGGGCGGCATTAAACGTGCTGCGCCTCTGCCTCCGACGTCTTCTAG CGCTAATGAAGCGACTTCTTCTAGTAATAATACCGAGGCTAATATTAACGGGCGAGAAAATTCGGag GACGACGTTGACAGCACATCCGAGACACAGTCGAGCGCCAACAACAATCAAGGTCGATCCATTTCCTCCCAATCTCGCACGAGTTCCATCGATGAGAACAATTCGGCGAATGCTTCGCCCGCGCCAGCTGCAAGAAATCAACTTTCGGGCGAGGGACTTCCGTCGGGGTGGTCGATGCAACTTGCGCCCAATGGCAGAATCTTTTTCATCGATCACGTGAACAAGAAAACGTCGTGGGTCGATCCGCGTACGGGAAGAGCAAGTCCCATGCCAAATACAACGAGCGCCGCGCCAGTTGAACGGAAATCCGAAGACGAATTGGGACCGTTGCCCGAGGGATGGGAAGAGAGAATTCATTCGGATGGCagaattttcttcattgaTCACA ATACTCGAACAACGCAATGGGACGATCCCCGATTGTCAAATCCCAACATTGCGGGACAAGCTGTACCTTATTCGAGAgactacaaacaaaaatacgaGTATCTCAAGAGTCAATTACGGAAACCG acAAACGTGCCTAACAAATTCGAGATCAAAGTACGTCGGGCCTCCATTCTCGAGGACTCGTATCGCATCATCATGGGTGTCAGCAAGGTAGATTTGCTCAAAACGAAGCTCTGGATCGAATTCGAGGGCGAAGCAGGTCTCGATTACGGCGGCTTGGCACGCGAATGGTTCTTCCTGCTGTCCAAAGAGATGTTCAATCCGTACTACGGGCTCTTCGAGTATTCCGCGATGGATAATTACACGCTTCAAATCAATCCGTTCAGCGGTTTGTGCAACGAAGAGCACTTGAATTACTTCAAATTCATTGGACGCGTCGCCGGAATGGCAGTTTATCACGGAAAACTCTTGGATGCGTTCTTCATTCGTCCCTTTTACAAGATGATGTTGCAAAAACCGATCGATTTGAAGGACATGGAGTCGGTCGACATGGAATATTACAATTCGTTGCAGTGGATCAAAGAAAACGATCCAAGCGAATTGGGTTTGACGTTCTGCGTCGACGAAGAAACGTTCGGACACACAAGTCAACGCGACTTGAAACCCAATGGAGGTAGTATTGAAGTGAATGACGAGAACAAAGACGAGTATATTCGTCTCGTGATCCAATGGCGCTTCGTTTCGCGTGTTCAGGAGCAGATGCAGTCGTTCTTGGAGGGCTTTGGATCGATTGTGCCGTtgcatttattgaaaattttcgacgaAAACGAGTTGGAACTCCTCATGTGCGGCATCCAGAACATCGACGTGAAGGATTGGAAACGAAACACGCTCTACAAAGGCGATTATTACGCAAATCATGTGATAATTCAGTGGTTCTGGCGTGCGGTATTGTCTTTTAGCAACGAAATGCGCGCCAGATTACTGCAATTTGTGACGGGAACATCTCGTGTACCGATGAATGGGTTCAAGGAATTGTACGGAAGTAACGGGCCGCAAATGTTTACGATCGAAAAATGGGGAATTCCCGATAATTATCCTCGAGCTCATACATG cttcAACCGATTGGATCTCCCCCCATACGACAGTTACTTACAACTCAAGGACAAATTGATCAAAGCCATCGAAGGAAGTCAAGGATTTGCTGGCGTTGACTAA
- the LOC134832926 gene encoding E3 ubiquitin-protein ligase Nedd-4 isoform X4: MTTNQVGYLPQFYNDEGVSQLRIRVIAGHELAKKDIFGASDPYVRIDLNTIYGDINIDSVHTKTKKKTLNPKWEEEFVFRVKPNEHKLVFQVFDENRFTRDDFLGMVELTLAQLPKEQEGRVIQNKTYQLRPRRSVGVRSKVRGMLEIYHAYIRDLDAAPEPDWEIVDTNETNSLYSANSSSQDPLPFGWEERQDANGRTYYVNHVARSTQWERPTVTSNSTSVEQTQQQNNDEAAAFQRRFHISVDDADSRSLNNSNQEDSPPHISVVDTDDGDVISDTVAPPETIIENLAEAIDDESDAESRLETPPLPDNSLERSSNELVVDIRVTGPSESHDDDVDVEVELTSLFADDEDREEEDTSTSQNPPSDSLVEESAATSPLPSNIPPRRPAPSIPAGLGGIKRAAPLPPTSSSANEATSSSNNTEANINGRENSEDDVDSTSETQSSANNNQGRSISSQSRTSSIDENNSANASPAPAARNQLSGEGLPSGWSMQLAPNGRIFFIDHVNKKTSWVDPRTGRASPMPNTTSAAPVERKSEDELGPLPEGWEERIHSDGRIFFIDHNTRTTQWDDPRLSNPNIAGQAVPYSRDYKQKYEYLKSQLRKPTNVPNKFEIKVRRASILEDSYRIIMGVSKVDLLKTKLWIEFEGEAGLDYGGLAREWFFLLSKEMFNPYYGLFEYSAMDNYTLQINPFSGLCNEEHLNYFKFIGRVAGMAVYHGKLLDAFFIRPFYKMMLQKPIDLKDMESVDMEYYNSLQWIKENDPSELGLTFCVDEETFGHTSQRDLKPNGGSIEVNDENKDEYIRLVIQWRFVSRVQEQMQSFLEGFGSIVPLHLLKIFDENELELLMCGIQNIDVKDWKRNTLYKGDYYANHVIIQWFWRAVLSFSNEMRARLLQFVTGTSRVPMNGFKELYGSNGPQMFTIEKWGIPDNYPRAHTCFNRLDLPPYDSYLQLKDKLIKAIEGSQGFAGVD, translated from the exons aaCGACGAGGGTGTCAGTCAACTGCGCATTCGAGTAATTGCTGGACATGAACTCGctaaaaaagacatttttggtGCAAG tgatccCTATGTCCGAATCGACTTGAACACCATTTACGGCGACATCAATATCGACTCGGTGCAcacaaaaacgaagaaaaagacCCTCAACCCGAAATGGGAGGAGGAATTTGTGTTTCGCGTCAAGCCAAACGAGCACAAACTCGTGTTCCAGGTATTCGATGAGAATCGCTTTACGCGCGACGACTTCTTGGGCATGGTTGAGTTGACGCTCGCTCAGCTACCCAAAGAGCAGGAAGGACGTGTTATTCAGAACAAGACGTATCAGTTGAGACCGCGCAGGTCAGTTGG TGTTCGTTCCAAAGTGCGCGGAATGCTGGAGATTTATCATGCCTACATCCGCGATTTGGATGCCGCCCCTGAGCCAGACTGGGAAATTGTCGATACAAACGAAACCAAT aGCCTATACAGTGCCAATTCGTCGAGTCAGGATCCGCTGCCCTTCGGATGGGAAGAGCGACAAGACGCCAACGGGAGAACGTACTACGTGAATCATGTTGCGCGCTCGACACAATGGGAACGACCGACGGTTAC CAGCAATTCAACGAGCGTAGAACagacacaacaacaaaacaacgaCGAAGCAGCTGCATTCCAAAGGCGCTTTCATATTAGTGTGGATGATGCTGACTCTAgaagtttaaataattcaaatcag GAGGATTCGCCGCCTCACATTTCCGTCGTCGATACCGATGACGGCGATGTCATTTCCGACACTGTTGCGCCTCCCGAAAccattatcgaaaatttggcGGAAGCCATTGACGACGAATCCGATGCCGAAAGTCGTTTAGAGACGCCGCCATTGCCCGACAATAGCTTAGAACGTAGTAGTAACGAATTAGTTGTTGACATTAGAGTTACGGGACCGAGTGAGAGTcatgacgacgacgtcgatgTCGAAGTCGAGCTAACGTCCCTTTTTGCCGACGACGAAGACCGAGAAGAG gAAGACACAAGTACCTCACAAAATCCGCCGAGCGATTCGTTAGTCGAAGAATCCGCGGCGACGTCACCTTTACCTTCAAATATTCCTCCTAGACGACCTGCTCCAAGTATTCCCGCTGGCTTGGGCGGCATTAAACGTGCTGCGCCTCTGCCTCCGACGTCTTCTAG CGCTAATGAAGCGACTTCTTCTAGTAATAATACCGAGGCTAATATTAACGGGCGAGAAAATTCGGag GACGACGTTGACAGCACATCCGAGACACAGTCGAGCGCCAACAACAATCAAGGTCGATCCATTTCCTCCCAATCTCGCACGAGTTCCATCGATGAGAACAATTCGGCGAATGCTTCGCCCGCGCCAGCTGCAAGAAATCAACTTTCGGGCGAGGGACTTCCGTCGGGGTGGTCGATGCAACTTGCGCCCAATGGCAGAATCTTTTTCATCGATCACGTGAACAAGAAAACGTCGTGGGTCGATCCGCGTACGGGAAGAGCAAGTCCCATGCCAAATACAACGAGCGCCGCGCCAGTTGAACGGAAATCCGAAGACGAATTGGGACCGTTGCCCGAGGGATGGGAAGAGAGAATTCATTCGGATGGCagaattttcttcattgaTCACA ATACTCGAACAACGCAATGGGACGATCCCCGATTGTCAAATCCCAACATTGCGGGACAAGCTGTACCTTATTCGAGAgactacaaacaaaaatacgaGTATCTCAAGAGTCAATTACGGAAACCG acAAACGTGCCTAACAAATTCGAGATCAAAGTACGTCGGGCCTCCATTCTCGAGGACTCGTATCGCATCATCATGGGTGTCAGCAAGGTAGATTTGCTCAAAACGAAGCTCTGGATCGAATTCGAGGGCGAAGCAGGTCTCGATTACGGCGGCTTGGCACGCGAATGGTTCTTCCTGCTGTCCAAAGAGATGTTCAATCCGTACTACGGGCTCTTCGAGTATTCCGCGATGGATAATTACACGCTTCAAATCAATCCGTTCAGCGGTTTGTGCAACGAAGAGCACTTGAATTACTTCAAATTCATTGGACGCGTCGCCGGAATGGCAGTTTATCACGGAAAACTCTTGGATGCGTTCTTCATTCGTCCCTTTTACAAGATGATGTTGCAAAAACCGATCGATTTGAAGGACATGGAGTCGGTCGACATGGAATATTACAATTCGTTGCAGTGGATCAAAGAAAACGATCCAAGCGAATTGGGTTTGACGTTCTGCGTCGACGAAGAAACGTTCGGACACACAAGTCAACGCGACTTGAAACCCAATGGAGGTAGTATTGAAGTGAATGACGAGAACAAAGACGAGTATATTCGTCTCGTGATCCAATGGCGCTTCGTTTCGCGTGTTCAGGAGCAGATGCAGTCGTTCTTGGAGGGCTTTGGATCGATTGTGCCGTtgcatttattgaaaattttcgacgaAAACGAGTTGGAACTCCTCATGTGCGGCATCCAGAACATCGACGTGAAGGATTGGAAACGAAACACGCTCTACAAAGGCGATTATTACGCAAATCATGTGATAATTCAGTGGTTCTGGCGTGCGGTATTGTCTTTTAGCAACGAAATGCGCGCCAGATTACTGCAATTTGTGACGGGAACATCTCGTGTACCGATGAATGGGTTCAAGGAATTGTACGGAAGTAACGGGCCGCAAATGTTTACGATCGAAAAATGGGGAATTCCCGATAATTATCCTCGAGCTCATACATG cttcAACCGATTGGATCTCCCCCCATACGACAGTTACTTACAACTCAAGGACAAATTGATCAAAGCCATCGAAGGAAGTCAAGGATTTGCTGGCGTTGACTAA